GGTCCCCGTGAGTTCGACCCCAACCAGCCGAAGGCCGGTGGTCTCGGCCAAGCTCGATTGCGGATCGGCAAGGGTGAGGAATTGCGCGGCGGACAGCCCGCCGCCGATAATGAAGAATCGCTCCCGCTCTTCGCGGGACAGCTCCTTCATCCGCCGGAGCTTTAGTGCCGTCTTGACGTTGGTCGCGGTGATTTCGGCTCCGAGGAAACGCCGGAAGGTCGCTTCGCCGTCCCCTTCCCCGTCGGCGACCCTCAGCCCGTGTTGGGCGTAGGCGCGGTCCAGCGCCAGTTCGATATCGACCAGGCTCCCGCTGCGCTGGGCCGCATCGACCCCCGCCCGCAGCGCGCGGCCCAGCGGGTGCATCCAGATCACCAACGTATCGGCGATCGCCCGGAGGTCGGGTTGCTGGAGCAGTTCGCGCAGCTTGGCCTCGCTCAGCACTCCGCCGGGGTAGAGCGTCGCCAGGATCTCCTCCTCGGCCCTGCCGCTGTGTCGACCTCTGACGATCGCCCGGAGGTTTTGCAGATCATACCGCAACAGCACGACTTCAATCTGGCGGCGGGGAGGCCCGTCGGCGAAGCTCAGGATGCGGCGGGTCGCGTGATAGAAGTTCTGGGAGAGGGCCTCGTCGACCGCGCGCAGCCCCGTAAATCGGCTAAGCGCTTCCTGCAGTTCCAAATTATACGGCGTCTCGGTCAGCCCCTGGATGAACGTGTCGAGATCGGCCGCCTGCAGCAGTTCCTCCAGGCGGCCTTGGGGCAGGAGGTGGGATTTCATCACCTTGACGCGGGCGTTGATATAGGGAAAGTCTCCCATCGCCGGGTCGCTCCAGCTACCGTAACGCCGGGCTCATGAGCCCCACAGGGTCTCCGCGATGCGCGAGACCAGGATGGACCGCGTCCGGCTCAGCCTGCTGGCGACGGTATTTTCCACGGCAATCCGCCGGTCCTTGGTTGTGAGGCGCACCCCTCCGCGCACATCGGAGCTCTCCCGAACCTCCATCGCCAGGTGGAGCGCTCGGCACGCCTCCCGCGCCGCGTCGCCGTCCCCGGGGGGGATCTCCAGTGTCGCCCCCGACGTTTCGATTCCCTGCACCGCCTCCGCCAGCAGCCGCTGCAGAATCGCGCGCCGGCGGGCCGGGTCCCGGCCCGCCCGCTCGAGTTCCTCGGCGGCTCGGGTGAATACCTCCTGGATCGCCTGATCTTTCGCTTCCAGCAACTGCGCGCCGGCCCGGAGGCTTCCGGCACTGGCGGCGCGGGTGCGGGCCTGCGCCCGCTCGTCTTCCAGGCCCTTGCGTGAGGACGACAGGATCTCCTCCGCCTCCTTGCGGGCGGCGGCCAGGATTTCCGCGACCCGGCGGCGGGCTTCGTCGAGCACCTTGTCTTTCTCCGCCCGGGCTTCCCGCTCAAGGAGCTGAATCAGTTCAGATCCCATCGCGATCCCCTCGAGGGGGCTGTGGCTCAGATTTTTCCATATAGGAAGAAGGCGATCACGAACCCGAAGATCACGAGCGTTTCCGGGATCACCAGGAGCACCAGCATGATGCCGAACATCTCGGGGCGCTCCGCCACCACACCAGCCGCCGCACCGCCAATCCTCGATTGCGCGATTCCCGTGCCGACGGCCCCGAACCCGATCGCGATGCCCGCGCCCACGCCCAGCAGGCCCGGGCCGATGCCGAGGCCGCCGGCCTTGCCCGCCTCCTGCGCCGCCGCCATCGCGGTGAAGGACACCACGTACAATGCCATCAAGACCAGAACCAACATCGCCCCCCGACGTTTCACTCTATCCACCTCCGGTACGTTGGAATGGCCGGTACGGGTGCCCCGTATCCTGATAGTACTTGAACTTCGAAAAGAACTCGACCCAGAAGAGTCGGGCCGGCTGCAGGATGTGCCCGATGATCGTCAGCCCGAAGAACAAGATATGCGCCACCGCGCCGACGAAGATGCCCAGGATGATCTTGGAAAACGCCCCGGTGTACCCTCCGCCGAGCGTGTTGGCGACGATCGCCAGGGCGAGCGAGGCCATGCCCACGGCGAAGATTCGGGCGTACGAGATGATGGCGCCGAAGGTGGAGATGGACTCCATCACCCACATCAAGCTCCCCAAGGTGAGCGAGAGAATCAGCGAGAGCAAGAACACCACCGCCGCTCCCAGCATCACCGGGCTGAAGAAGGCGGGCGGCAGCACGTGCACCTGGGTGGCGAGCCACAAAAATACGGTGGTGCCTCCGCTGAACAACGCTATGGCCTCGAGTAGCTCTTTGCGTTCCCCGTGCCGCAGGGCCTTCGCCATCTGCATGAACAACCCGAGGTAGACCTGGGCGAGACCAAACCCGATCGAGATGTACAGGTAGATGGTGATGAGCGCCAAGCGATCGAACCACGGATGAAACCCGGGGATGAATCGGGCGGGAAGATCTCCAAAGAACTCCCCAAAGATGACCCCGAAGAGAAAGGTCCACCCCGTCATCCAGCCGAGCACGGTGACCACCGACCACAATACCGTGGGGGTGAGGGTGAACCCAAAGTCGATCCCCGCGATCGCCGCCCGCCAGGGGCGGCGGGCGAGCGCCTTCGCCCGCAGCCAGAGCGTGATCCCCAGCAGGAACAGCCCGTAGCCGATATCCCCGATGATGAGACCGACCCACAGCGGCATCCCGATGGCGAAGAGGACAGTGGGGTCGAACGTCCCGTACTTCGGCGGATCAAAGATGGCCAGAAACATCTCGAACGGCCGGAGCCATCCCG
The sequence above is drawn from the bacterium genome and encodes:
- a CDS encoding V-type ATPase subunit, which produces MGDFPYINARVKVMKSHLLPQGRLEELLQAADLDTFIQGLTETPYNLELQEALSRFTGLRAVDEALSQNFYHATRRILSFADGPPRRQIEVVLLRYDLQNLRAIVRGRHSGRAEEEILATLYPGGVLSEAKLRELLQQPDLRAIADTLVIWMHPLGRALRAGVDAAQRSGSLVDIELALDRAYAQHGLRVADGEGDGEATFRRFLGAEITATNVKTALKLRRMKELSREERERFFIIGGGLSAAQFLTLADPQSSLAETTGLRLVGVELTGTDNLLEVERAIDRATQRRAAQLSLGDPLALDVVIGYLTRKAAEVSNLRVIAHARLLGLSADVARQELVGA
- a CDS encoding V-type ATP synthase subunit E codes for the protein MGSELIQLLEREARAEKDKVLDEARRRVAEILAAARKEAEEILSSSRKGLEDERAQARTRAASAGSLRAGAQLLEAKDQAIQEVFTRAAEELERAGRDPARRRAILQRLLAEAVQGIETSGATLEIPPGDGDAAREACRALHLAMEVRESSDVRGGVRLTTKDRRIAVENTVASRLSRTRSILVSRIAETLWGS
- a CDS encoding F0F1 ATP synthase subunit C; translated protein: MLVLVLMALYVVSFTAMAAAQEAGKAGGLGIGPGLLGVGAGIAIGFGAVGTGIAQSRIGGAAAGVVAERPEMFGIMLVLLVIPETLVIFGFVIAFFLYGKI